Below is a genomic region from Streptomyces roseoviridis.
GAGCATCCTCAACGAACCCCAGGGTGCGGCCGCGGCTGAGGACTCGTACGAGAACGAGCTCCCCGTACGCCGCAAGCAGCCCGGCAACGTCGTGGTGAAGTGGCTGACCACCACCGACCACAAGACCATCGGTACGATGTACCTGGTCACGTCGTTCGCCTTCTTCTGCATCGGCGGCCTGATGGCGCTCTTCATGCGCGCCGAGCTGGCCCGTCCGGGTACGCAGATCATGTCGAACGAGCAGTTCAACCAGGCGTTCACGATGCACGGCACGATCATGCTGCTGATGTTCGCGACGCCGCTGTTCGCCGGTTTCGCGAACTGGATCATGCCGCTCCAGATCGGCGCCCCCGACGTCGCGTTCCCGCGACTGAACATGTTCGCCTACTGGCTGTACCTGTTCGGCTCGATCATCGCGGTGGCCGGCTTCCTCACCCCGCAGGGTGCCGCCGACTTCGGCTGGTTCGCCTACTCCCCGCTGTCGGACGCGGTCCGCTCGCCGGGCGTCGGCGCCGACCTGTGGATCATGGGTCTGGCCTTCTCCGGCTTCGGCACGATCCTCGGCTCGGTCAACTTCATCACCACGATCATCTGCATGCGCGCTCCGGGCATGACGATGTTCCGCATGCCGATCTTCACCTGGAACGTGCTGCTGACCGGTGTCCTGGTCCTGCTCGCCTTCCCGGTCCTGGCCGCCGCGCTGTTCGCCCTGGAGGCGGACCGCAAGTTCGGTGCCCACGTCTTCGACGCGGCCAACGGCGGTGCCCTGCTGTGGCAGCACCTCTTCTGGTTCTTCGGACACCCAGAGGTGTACATCATCGCCCTGCCGTTCTTCGGCATCATCTCCGAGGTCATCCCGGTCTTCAGCCGCAAGCCGATGTTCGGCTACATCGGCCTGGTGGCCGCGACCATCGCGATCGCCGGTCTGTCCGTGACCGTGTGGGCGCACCACATGTACGTCACCGGTGGCGTGCTCCTCCCGTTCTTCTCCTTCATGACGTTCCTCATCGCCGTACCGACCGGCGTGAAGTTCTTCAACTGGATCGGAACGATGTGGAAGGGCTCGCTGTCCTTCGAGACCCCGATGCTCTGGGCCGTCGGCTTCCTGATCACCTTCACCTTCGGTGGTCTGACCGGCGTCATCCTGGCCTCGCCCCCGATGGACTTCCACATCTCCGACTCGTACTTCGTGGTCGCGCACTTCCACTACGTCGTCTTCGGCACCGTGGTCTTCGCGATGTTCTCCGGCTTCCACTTCTGGTGGCCGAAGTTCACCGGCAAGATGCTGGACGAGCGCCTCGGCAAGATCACCTTCTGGACGCTGTTCGTGGGCTTCCACGGCACCTTCCTGGTGCAGCACTGGCTGGGCGCCGAGGGCATGCCGCGTCGTTACGCGGACTACCTGGACGCCGACGGCTTCACCGCCCTGAACACGATCTCGACGATCTCGTCCTTCGTGCTCGGTCTGTCGATCCTGCCGTTCTTCTACAACATCTGGAAGACCGCCAAGTACGGCAAGAAGATCGAGGTCGACGACCCGTGGGGCTACGGCCGTTCGCTCGAGTGGGCGACGTCCTGCCCGCCGCCGCGGCACAACTTCCTCACCCTGCCGCGGATCCGTTCCGAATCCCCGGCGTTCGACCTGCACCACCCTGAGATCGCGGCTCTCGACCAGCTCGAGAACAAGCCTCACGAGGTGGCGGCCCTCAGCGGCGGCAAGGAGGCCGGCAAGTGAAGATCCAGGGCAAGATGTTCATCTGGCTGAGCGTCTTCATCCTTGCCATGGCGGTCCTCTACGGCGTCTGGTCCAAGGAGCCGGTCGGCACGACGGCGCTCTTCCTGGCCTTCGGCCTGTGCATCATGGTCGGCTACTACCTGGCCTTCACGGCCAAGCGGGTCGACGCCATGGCGCAGGACGACAAGGAGGCCGACGTCGCGGACGAGGCCGGCGAGGTGGGCTTCTTCGCCCCCCACAGCTGGCAGCCGCTCTCGCTGGCCCTCGGCGGTGCGCTGGCCTTCGCCGCGATGGCGATCGGCTGGTGGCTGCTGTACTTCTCCGCCCCGCTGATCCTGGTCGGCATCTTCGGCTGGGTCTTCGAGTTCTACCGCGGTGAGAACCAGAACCAGTAGCGGCACCCGTCACACCCCGAGGGGCCCGGTCACTTCGTCCGACGAAGCGGCCGGGCCCCTCGTTTGCCCCGCTCGGCGCGCTGCGGGCGAGGAAAGTTCTTAACGTGAGGTCATGAACGACACGCCGCGCAATCGGACCGTTCCGATCTGCACTCTTCTGGCCCTCACCGTCGCCGCGGGCGCCACCGCGTGCGCGGGCTCCGAGGAGCACCCGCTGTCGGCGAGGCCCTACGACGCGGCCGACCAGGTCGCCTTCAACGCCCCCGCCCAGGGGAAGAAGGCCGATCCCGACAAGCCCCTGGAGATCACCGCCAAGGGCGAGGAGGGGCGGATCACCGACGTCACCGCCCTCGACGAGTCAGGACGCCACCTGGCCGGCGAACTCACCGCGGACGGCCGCAAGTGGCGC
It encodes:
- the ctaD gene encoding cytochrome c oxidase subunit I produces the protein MSILNEPQGAAAAEDSYENELPVRRKQPGNVVVKWLTTTDHKTIGTMYLVTSFAFFCIGGLMALFMRAELARPGTQIMSNEQFNQAFTMHGTIMLLMFATPLFAGFANWIMPLQIGAPDVAFPRLNMFAYWLYLFGSIIAVAGFLTPQGAADFGWFAYSPLSDAVRSPGVGADLWIMGLAFSGFGTILGSVNFITTIICMRAPGMTMFRMPIFTWNVLLTGVLVLLAFPVLAAALFALEADRKFGAHVFDAANGGALLWQHLFWFFGHPEVYIIALPFFGIISEVIPVFSRKPMFGYIGLVAATIAIAGLSVTVWAHHMYVTGGVLLPFFSFMTFLIAVPTGVKFFNWIGTMWKGSLSFETPMLWAVGFLITFTFGGLTGVILASPPMDFHISDSYFVVAHFHYVVFGTVVFAMFSGFHFWWPKFTGKMLDERLGKITFWTLFVGFHGTFLVQHWLGAEGMPRRYADYLDADGFTALNTISTISSFVLGLSILPFFYNIWKTAKYGKKIEVDDPWGYGRSLEWATSCPPPRHNFLTLPRIRSESPAFDLHHPEIAALDQLENKPHEVAALSGGKEAGK
- a CDS encoding cytochrome c oxidase subunit 4 is translated as MKIQGKMFIWLSVFILAMAVLYGVWSKEPVGTTALFLAFGLCIMVGYYLAFTAKRVDAMAQDDKEADVADEAGEVGFFAPHSWQPLSLALGGALAFAAMAIGWWLLYFSAPLILVGIFGWVFEFYRGENQNQ